The Penaeus monodon isolate SGIC_2016 chromosome 6, NSTDA_Pmon_1, whole genome shotgun sequence genomic sequence CagattctttaatttattttaggaCTGCCCCATTATCATAGATGTTGTTAGTAAGTTTGCATATCTCTTCAAAAGAATGCttctattactttcattattttgtcattgCCACCAgtcttataatttttcatttattgcatTTCTTATTTCAGATTGCAGAGTGTGTGCACCTTCAGCTCCTATATATTCTGTCCATCTTGTCAGTACTTGCTCTTAAAAAAAAGtgatcttttcatttttcatatcttCCAATGCTGTGTTGGCTGTTTTACTGCATTTTTTGGTCCCGTGTTTTATTCTTGAACAtaaataagcatacacacacacacacaaaacacacaaaaatatatatatatatatatatatatatatatatatatatatatatatatatatatatatatatatatatatatatatatatatatatatatatatatatatatatatatatatatatatatatatatatacataagtgtgtatatatgtatacacacacatacatactcacatactcacatactctctcacacacacacacacacacatactcacacacacacaaacatatatatatatatatatatatatatatatatatatatatatatatatatatatatatatatatatatatgtatatatatatatatatgtatatatatatgtgtgtgtgtgtgtgtgtgtgtgtgtgtgtgtgtgtgtgtatgtatatatatataaacatataggcgAGAAAATGTGAAACATTAAAAGAGTTTCATAAAATGAgctttctttttatgtttctgCTTCGTGTCCAGATCTATCATTTGAAGGGAAATGGAATGGAGGGATGAACATTTCCCAGAACATATACGCAGGTAGGATCCTTACGGAAATAATTTGTGAATATAATCTTTAtaaaaaggaattgaaaaaaaaaatagaatttggatCTTTTTGAACGGTGAGAGTGCAACAATCTTCTACCTTTTCGAAATCACGTCCACAGATTACCGGAACGTGACAGAACGTTAAACGATTTGATGCTAAACTTATTTCGGGCTGCTGttatccttcttatcctcctGGCCGGTAAACTCAAGGATAAAGGTTTTCTTACTCATCTACGTATCTTATCACATGaacaagacagaagagagagagagagagagagagggagagagagagagaaagagagagagagagagagagagagagatagagagagagagagagagagagagagagagagagagagagagaatctaatgcatcacacacacacacacacacacacacacaaacacacacacacacacacacacacacacacacacacacacacacacacacacacacacacacatacaccacaaacaccacacaacacaacacacacacaaaaacacacacacaccaaacacacacacacacacacacatatacacgataGATATGTATACGCAATCACCTTCATGTATCTTCAGAAAACGACAACCCTCGACGTGAGTTCCAGTTTGGTTACTCATGACTGAATGCAGTTCTGACTATTTCTGCTTCAGATTAGTCTCGCCTTTGTCTAACGATAATGATTTGAAAGACACACCAAGAACAGATCTATTCATAGGTGGGTCGTTCATGGGTGTGGCTGACGTCAAAGTATTCAGAATGAAATAAAACTCTAAGCTCTTTGTAGGCTATGGAAAAAGAtcaagtttttttggggaaaatatacaGATTCCCACACGTGggtataatgatattgacaataaatatagaaagagtAAAATGCAATAACTATGACTCTCGTCCGAATGAAAATAATACCAGTTCATCTATCATTTCAGTAATAattgacagatggataaatacgataaaagaagacagtaatggtcataataatgtaTCTCGAGGGAATGGCTAGGAGTATGCCCTTCTAGCTTACTACTACTcgaggtagtggtggtgatggtgaaagtgatgatgacgatggagacgatgatatgatgatgatcatgatgacagtgatgatgatgatgataagaataatcgtaatgatgttaaggataaagatgatgaagaggaagatgataatgattataatgatgaaaatgattatgatgattatgatgatgatattatcatgataatgatgataatggtgacgatgaggatgatggtgataacaaaagtaagaacaataagaagaaacataatcatgatatcaatgataaaaattaacatcAGTATTCTTTCGTTGCACTCCATGTTGCAGATCAagcttatgtttgtgtgttagtgtgtgtgtgtgtttgtgtgtttgtgtgtgtgtgtgtgtgtgtgtgtgtgtgtgcgtgtgtgtgtgtgtgtgtgtgtgtgtgtgtatgtgtgagtgtgttgttgtgatgttgtgtAGTGTGTAACCTATGTTTTCCGACTGTAGTTACCTCCATTTTACCTTCAAATAAAGCACCAAACAATTAATCTTCCTGCCTTACAAGTGTCCTGGTTCCCATACAGTATGAAAAGCATCATGCAAGATACTGTTACGTTTCGTAAAAcaagatatgaatatgtatcatgatttttatgtacaagtatgataataacagtacacaaataatattaagatggtgcttataacaataataataatgatgatgacgatgacgatgacgatcacgatgatgatgatatcacttatgaaaatgataatgataatgatgataataaaaataataataataataataataataataactatgtaattataatgataataacaatgataataatggcaataacaaaaatatacatacatacatatacatcacatatacatgcatgcatacatatatgcatacataaacacacacacattcatatgtgagtgtgtgttcttatataatatgtgtgtatggatatatatatatacatacacacacacacacacacacacacacacatatatatatatacatatatataatatatatataatatataatataatatataatatataatataatatatatatgtataatatatataatatatatatataattatattatattttatatatatatgtatgtatgtattatgtatgtatgtatgtgtatataaaaataaatatgtgtaaaataaataaatacatacatgtatatatatatatatatatatatatatatatatatatatatattatatatatatatatatatatatatatataattaatttattataatatattatatatgcactttatgatattatcattcaatattatatatatatatatatataatatatatatatatacatatatatatatatatatatatatatatatatatatatatataagcatatatatgtatacatatatcttaaacgaaaaagaaaaaaaaatacacatacgtcAAACACACAAAGCGACACGAGCTCAGAGGCGAATTACCCACAAAGCGacatgcaaacacaaacgcaaatatGACCGGATGCAGAAATACCTTTAAAACACTACTATGAATGGCCAAGGCCAGGGTGAGGGTGTGGCTTTGACCGCGCAGGTTCGTTTAGGACAGAGGAGTATATAAAGGGATAAGTGATTCAACTCGCCATCACCTTGCACTTAGCGCTACAGTTACAGACATGAAGACTCTGGTGAGAAGTGTTATTCCGTAATATTTCTAAGCATAAATACATTGATTTATAAGTTAATACATCTAAGTCGTTATTTTCTAAATGTTATCGAACTTATAATAATGAACCGTATTTATCATTGCaatatcttaacaatacaagtgatgtatttgaccggtttcgatacgTCTCTTGTATTCAgtatcattcatatcttttctaaatTCTCATGAGTATATTTTCGAGGATAAACTTATTTTCTTATGCCTTCACCCTCAGCTTGCCGTGTTGTTAGTCGCCTTCGTGGCAGCAGAGCAAAAGCGCGAGGCTGAGCCTTCATACGGCCTCCACTACCCCCTTGCTTACCCTTATGGTGTAGGCCTAGGCAGTACCTACGGGCTCTACCCATATGGCACTCACTCCTTCCTCAGTACCCGCGGCCACGTCCTTCACAAGCGCGACGCTGAAGCCGACCCTGGCTACCTTTTGGGAGGAGGTCTTGGCCTAGGCAACGCTTATGGTTATGGCCTCACTTATGGTCTTGGTCAGGGTTTTGGGCTATGGCTATCCATTAGGTCATGTCTCCTACCACTCCGCCAGCCACTCTATCGGCAAGCGTGAGGCTGAACCAGATTTCGCACACGGCCTTCTTGGCCACGGAACATCCTACGGctacaccccctctctcctctatccaggGATCGCTCATTCCTACCAGTACAATCGCGCTTTTACTCCGCTTATCTATGGGTAGTGAGAATATTGTTCCTCATCTGGATATGATTCAGTGAAATACATAGTATGTAAGAAGTCTGGACACTGACATTTTAATTACATTAATATCTGTATTTCATTAAAGTTGCAATCAATTACAAGCATTTTCATTGTCGTATACTAAATAACAGGTCAAACCGAAGctacattaaaatgataattgttattatcattataaatatataaatagataaataaatagataaatataattgttgttatagtGTTACCAATAATACTATAAAGATAACTAAAATCTTCATAATAATGAAAGTCAGATCACTACTAGTAAAAGCAATGTAACTAACAATGATAAGTGGAAACAATGTTAATGGCAGTATTCCATAAACGAATAATGGTAATACGGAATGAGACAAAGATTACACTAATAAAGGCAAATGATAGAGATGTTGTTTATGATAGTGATTACCAAAgtcatacaataaaaataaaagatattaatgggaatattaagaacaacaacaataggtGGCAATTAATAGGACAATAATCCCATATATGCATAAcattaataagaatcataatagtattcctaatgattaagataacaaaaaattataatgataattaaatacataatttaaatCCTGGATATTGGAATAAcgtcatcagcaaagtcaaggtctgtaaaCTTGATATTgtccagagttgctccacagtgactttggacagtgactttacccagtatccagtccatgcaagtgttgaagtgttggtgcaagaacttagccttgcctcactcctgaattaacaggaaagaagctcaacaggctcccaccacactttacagcattttcagtactaccagtatataggcttgctattaatccaataatctttGTTAAAATTCCTCtcagtctcaagatctcccagagtgattcgcgTTGCACTTTATCAAACACCTTGACGTAGATGTAGGCTGCAGGTAGCCCACGCCTGAACTCACATCGGCGCTTTACAATGACTCGAATCGCCAGGATACGGTCTATTATGGATTTACcagaagtgaatccagattgctccggcctcAAAAGGATGTCAGCAAGACCCTTTCCCGGTATACTGACAGTGTAAAgcctcggtgattgctgcagtcccaccgatcacctttctccttccagagagggatgaccactccCCTCTGCCGGTCAGGGGGGATGGTACCAGTCTGCTAGATGGCAGATGAGACAACATACAAGCCCCTTGCCATAGATTCTCCACAaacctttaacagttcagctgggatgccgcagACACCCGCtgttttaccactcttcagcttggaaatcgctccCTTGATTTCAGTCAGGAAGGGTGGATCCTCGCTGAcgggtgggtctggcaaagggATCGCGACACTACCCGCATCCAAGTcaattgttggtggatcaacctggtacaactgctcaaaatactcagcccaatacaCCTGCACCaaggatctgagattatctggccacttgctgaacggattgcagtcgtctgtgaggagggctttgagtttaactttctcagggcttggtaggcaggacgaaggtcatttactaggaaatggctttcgacctcctctgcaagattatTGATatactgttccttgccccttcttaGTAGTGACCTAGTCCTGTGCACCACGGAACGAAGCAAGTCGCGATCCCCTGACATGAcaagcatctgtgtgtgtgtgtgtgtgtgtgtgtgtgtgtgtgtgtgtgtgtgtgtgtgtgtgtgtgtgtgtgtgtgtgtgtggatgcaaaggtatatatgtgtacagtTGACTATAAATGAAAGGAAAGTGTTATGTAAGTTTTCCAAGAACCATTATTTCTGTACTTTGGCTGGCAGACAGTATGTCATAATTAGGCGAAATGGAACTTTAAGTAGCACATACTTGACATCGTGAAAGTCAGCACAACATTCCGACCAATTTAATTCAGTAGAAACACAGAAAtggtaagagtaagagagacagactgaACAATATACCTGAGCGTCTCACTCGTAACTTCTTACTCACTGCGACATCCCAGTCTTTCTTCCTCCCCAAACTTTCATGAGCACGTCATGCCAGGTCACGGTCAGCGTATATCATGATAGGGTGTACAATTATTAGAGGAAACCGattttatcattatgtaaatatttatagatcTTTCTTACACCATATGCTTTCTTCACATTTTTGTgctaatcattgttatcattctcattatcagtactgatattgtcatttttattttcggcATTATTATAAGtaacagtattgttattataacttcaTATTATTCTTGGATTTGCCTTTAAAACGGAAAtggcgaaaataataacaatgcataTGATATTTTCAATGTGCTAAAACAGCTACGACAGTACTATTcgcgataatcataataaaagaattagcagcggtagcagtagtagtaatagtaataataccaacgataatgataattttaatgaggataatagtagtgatgatgatgatgataaaaatgattagaatagtaatgatattgataatatttagaagaagaacaacaaaataaaacaataatatggacaataataataacaataatgttaggtgaaataatgataatggtattaacaataattgcaaaaataatgacaataatgctaataataataatattattaccaataccatTATTAACATCAGTAATAATTGAATAGGGTCTACAGGCAACGAAATATTTTTACCTTGTCTACGGTCTTTATATTCATATAGGAAGCGTGTAAGAGACATTGCACTTCAGATATCCCATTATTTGTTCGAGGAAGGTGCCAAACATTGCTCTTTGTTAGCTTCACTTGAACAGAGCTTGAGTGGTATTCCCGAAAGTTCTCAGACAGTTTTGAGACAATTCTGAGactaaaatttatatgatatatgtatgtatatgtatatgaatggaaaaacactcttccgtgttgatactatagaagaaaaacccacagtacaaaaattatatctattgaaAATGTCTcatcttcaataaatctagtttttgtattgtgggtttttcttctatatatatatatatatatatatatatatatatatatatatatatatatatatatatattatatatatatatatgtgtgtgtgtgtatgtatataatcaacacacatatatttaggcatatatatatatatatatatatatatatatatatatatatatatatatatatatataatatatatatatatatatatatttatatatatatatatatatatatatatatatatatatatatatatatatatatgcatgcatgtatgtatgtatatatgtatgcatgtatgcatgtatctatatatctatatatcatccacacacacacacacacgtatgtatatatatatatatatatatatatatatatatatatatatatatatatatatatatatatatatatatatatatatatatatatgtatatatatatttatatatatatatatatatatatatatatatatatatgtatatatatatataaacaaatgtgttTTGCGCATACTGTACTTCATGTAGACCTAAGCGTGGTCTCAGAACATTCTACGGCCATCCCACCTGTTTTAGATTTATGGACCACCAATTACATCCATACAACGATGAGTtcgtatatagagatatatagatatatgcgcaAGCacgtgcgaacacacacacaaacagtgtaTTTGGAATTGACTCGAGAATTACACAAAgatcacatacacaccatacataaccGAATGCAATGAGATTTTCCAAAAGCTACTATAAATGGCCAAGGACAGGATAAGGGTGTGGCTTCTGCCGTGCTGCGCCGTTTAGGGCAGAGGAGTATATAAAGGATAAGTGGCTGAACTCGTCACCACATTGCAGTTAGCACTACAATTGCAGTCATGAAGTCTCTGGTGAGCGATGTTAATACGTAATCATTCTGTACATGAGTACACTCACTGATAGGTGAATttatgtttgcttgtctgtcagtAATTTGCAagtgtttatatgtgcgtgtgtgtgcaattcTTTTTCCATAGAAAAGCATGTCTTAAAAGATACTCTTATAAATTGTGATGTCCCAAgttgtttatataaatttgctgACTTTTATATGCTTTCACCCCAGATCGCCGTGTTGTTAGTCGCCTTCGTGGCAGCAGAGCAGAAGCGCGAGGCTGAGCCTTCCTACggcctcccctacccccttgctTACCCTTATGGTGTAGGCCTAGGCAGTACCTACGGGCTCTACCCATATGGCACTCACTCCTTCCTCAGTACCCGCGGCCACCTCCTTCACAAGCGCGACGCTGAAGCCGACCCAAGCTACCTTTTGGGAGGAGGTCTTGGCCTAGGCAACGCCTATGGTTATGGCCTCAATTATGGCCTTGGTCAGGGTTATGGCTATGGATATCCATTAGGTCATGTCTCCTATCACACCGTCGGCCACTCTATCGGCAAGCGTGAGGCTGAACCAGATTTCGCACACGGCCTTCTTAGCCACGGAACATCGTACGGctacaccccctctctcctctacccaggGATCGCTCATTCCTACCAGTACAATCGCGCTTTTACTCCGCTTATCTACGGATAGTGAAAATATTGTTCTTCATATGGATAAGATTGAATAAAATACATTGTATGCCATAAATCTGCACACTGATATTTCAATTACATTAATATCTGCATTTCATTAAGTTGCTATCAATTACACGTATATTCATTGTCGTATGCTAAATATCGAGTCAAATAGAAACTACattaataatactttataatgacgataactgttattatcattataaatatatatatagactgataaaaTTGTTGTTATACTGTTACCAATAATACCCTAAAGGAAATaactaaaattttcataataataacactaagatCACTCCTAGTAAAAGCAATGGAACTAACAATGATAAAGTCAAAATAAAATTAGTGGCAGTACTCATTAAgcgaataatgatactgatactgtcaAAGattacattattaagggaaattaatagatatttttttatgatatgaaagtcatacaaaaaaagataatcatgGAATATCAAGAAAAAACACAATTGGTGGCAATAAATAggacaataatcatatatattataattatattaataagaatcataatagtaTCCTAAATGATAATTGTTAACAGAAATAAGAGTTACATTTATAATGATGACTTAAATACTTATAGAATAATTGCAACATACACGAAACATACCAATCCATTATAGTTTGGTAAATTAGAATAAAATTCACCACTCGAGTTATCACTTCAAATAATCTGTTGTCATTTGCAGCCAGACACCGCAtagaagtcacccagaacaagacgaatatctcgccgaggacagctgtctgtcatATATACAACTTTGGTGTAAAacgtctctttcacatcaagttcataaacatcagtaggagcgtacacagcaataagagacatgaagccaaatgtaagcttcagtctcaataccattatacgctcatcgactggagtgacctctactaccgagggttgaagtctgctggagatggctatggctactccctggaggtggtgaccatcgcggCGACCCAACCAGTAGtaagtgtagccacccacactaatcgtatttacacatatttacaagAAACAAACATAATTAATGAAAGTAAAATGACCTCCGaataaataccttcaaattcatgaatatatatatatatatatatatatatatatatatatatatatatatatatatatatatataaatatatatatatatatatatatatatatatttttttttttttttttttttttttttttttttttttttttcttcttcttcttcttcttttttctttcttcttttttttcttttcttttttttttctttttcttttcttctttttcttcttcttcttcttcttcttcttcttcttcgagtaACACTTATATTGTCCATGAGTAACACGTGCAAAAGGCCTAGATACAGAAATAAATCTGAAAATTAATGGAAAAGCCCTCGACCAGACCGTATCCTAAGTCCTAAGAATAGACAGTTTTACAGTTTAGAagcctttatatgtatatgtgcatacatgtgcatgcatatgtgtgaatacagacacacacacacacacacacacacacgcatatatatatatatatatatatatatatatatatatatatatatatatatatatatatatatatatatatatatatatatacatatatatatacatgtatatttatat encodes the following:
- the LOC119574636 gene encoding glycine-rich protein-like — its product is MKSLIAVLLVAFVAAEQKREAEPSYGLPYPLAYPYGVGLGSTYGLYPYGTHSFLSTRGHLLHKRDAEADPSYLLGGGLGLGNAYGYGLNYGLGQGYGYGYPLGHVSYHTVGHSIGKREAEPDFAHGLLSHGTSYGYTPSLLYPGIAHSYQYNRAFTPLIYG